Part of the Lycium ferocissimum isolate CSIRO_LF1 chromosome 6, AGI_CSIRO_Lferr_CH_V1, whole genome shotgun sequence genome, TTGGTACAACTTCTTATCCCCGCCTTTGTTCTCTAGTTCTGCATACAGGAGTTCAAAAGCTGTTGTCTTTGCCGCCGTAACCGCTAAATTTGCTTTCTTCCTGGCCATGTTATACAATTCCCTATTCATTCGCTTCTCCTCATCATCCTTGATGTCTACCAACTTCGCATACGCCACCTTCTTTGCTTCCACCTTCTTTtgaacttctccattccaccaccagtcCCCTCGGTGCCGACCACGGCTACCCTTCGAGACCCCCAGCACCTCTCTAGCCGCTTCCCTAATGCAACTGGCCATCCTGTCCCACATGTTAGTCGCCTCCCCACTACTCTCCCAAGCTCCCATAGTTCTCAACTTCTCCCTCATCTCCAAGGCACCCGTCATGGTCAAACTCCCCCATTTGATCCTAGGCCTGTCATCCACGACCCTCTTTCTCTTCCTCATCTTGATTTCTAAATCCATCACTAAGAGCTTATGCTGGGTCGTTAGATTCTCACTCGGAATCACCTTGCAGTCTTTATAAAGACCTTTATTGTCCCTCCCAAGGAGTAAAAAGTCTATCAAGGTCTTAGCCACCGAACTACGAAAGGTTACCAGTGCTCCTTCTTCGGAAACTCGAATTGGCTACCGCCAGCCCAAAGGCTTTTGCGAAATCCAACATCAGGTACTCCTCCTCTGTTCCTGTCCCCGAAACTACAACCTCCATGCACATCGTCATATCCCCCCGAAATTGACCCAATGTGCCCATTGAAATCTCCTCCGATGAATAGCATCTCAGTGGGTGGTATACCTCTCATCATCTCgtccaaatcctcccaaaaaCGTCTTTTCTCGCCCAAGTCCGCTTGCGACGCGTAAGCACTACTAATGTGTAAAATAAACCCTTCAATGACCAGCTTAATCGTTATCAACCTATCATTGACCCTTTTAACCCCTACCACCTGGTCTCTTAAGTCATTATCTACTAAAATGCCTACCCCATTCCTATCCCTCGACCTACCTGAGAACCATAACTTATACTCGTCCACATCTTTAGCCCTGGATCCTACCCATTTAGTCTCCTGGAcacaagctatattaatcctccTCTTCTTAAGAATCCTAACTAGTTCAATGGACTTCCCCGTTAGAGTCCCAATAGTCCAAGACCCTACTCGCAGACTAGAGCCTTCCCTAACCCACCTACCCCCTCCAATCCTCACCCCCGTCCGAGAACATGACCCTAGTCCACCATCGTCTACCAAAGCCAGTAAAGCAAATATAACCATTCAAACAGGCAAGAATCAATACTAAAACACAAGTTAGCAATAATCTAGATGAAAGTGTAACTACTACGACAAGAACGATATAAGTAATGTAAGAATGTAAATTAATGCAGGAAGATGatgagaattaaaaaaaaaaaaaaaaaaaaagcgagaGGTACCAACTCCGCTAACGAACTCCGCTAACGCCGAATCAATCGTTCACGCCGGGGACTTCATCGTTCACGCCGGAAAACTCAAATCTACCGGAAAGGAGTGGGGAACGCCGCAGAGAAGGAAAGGAGAGTAAGAGAAAGAAGATAGAGAAGAAGAGGGTGGGGACGGGGTATAGGTCGTCACAAACCCTAGGAGAGAGACAACTTACCCGGGAGGTCTTTGGCCGGGGTTAGAGTGGGGGGGGGGTGAGCTAGAGGGTGGGGGATGGGAAGAAGACCGTTGGGTTttcttagagagagaaagagacaGGCTTAAAAAACAATTCAAATGATTGAGAGTTATTGTAGTAAATTTGGGTTCAGGTTGATATTTCGCTCTGTTACAGGAAAGCTAACCAAGTGGCAGATTTCATGGCAAAACTAGCATCAACAAGTGGAGTAGTACTTTGTTTTACTCTTTCCGACATCTCCCAGAAGAGGTAAAAGGACTATTTCTACTTGACAAAATGCAACTTCCCTAGAATTAGGAGAAAATATGATAAGCCCATGTTTTTGTAAGttgatttatttttaagatATCGGCACAAAAGTTTATGGGCCGCCCAACAAGCGCAAAATTTATGTGTTGGGTTCaagataattttttattatgttgATTTTAGCCGGGTAATTTGGTGGATTTCCCTTCGCTGGGGgtagtctttaacttttgcctttAAGGCCCAAATTAACGCAGAATTTGCattgtgaatttttttcttttactgagctggggttcgaactcaTAATCTCGGGGTATTAAGCGAAgggtaaaacttaaagaccaccgatttgaagggcaaaaattaaagaccaccccaaatgaaaggcaatccgcgcaaaaacaaaaaaaaaaaaaaaaaaagattttagcCTAACCCAACATAATTCATTTTAAAGTGATCTTCAATTTAGCTCAATTTTAGCCTATTTTTAAGAGTTACTTCAATTTGGTTTATTGCCTGAAAttgacttaattttttttttctatgaatTCACTTTTGTTATATCATGTATCTTATAAGTTTGGGGTGTGTTTAATACgacgaaaatatttttcacaaaaaatgttttctaaaaaataGACCCTTCAAAATAACTGGGTTAAGTTGGCGGGTCATGACCCAGCCCATTTTTAGCCATATTTCAGCCCAAACAACTTTTGATCCAATCTTAGCCCAaaccattttttattaattcagCCCATATTTACTTGTTCAATCTCAACCCAACCCGCCTTTGACACCCCTACATAAGGTGATgacaatattttaaaaaaagaacttagcataactcttctccaccaCCAAAGTATCCATTCTCGGGATTCCAAGCATATCATCTTCATCTTGTGACATGTGATAACGCCTTCCGTTCATTGGGATCGTAATTATCCAACTGAACAATTAAGAATTATGTGCTctgaaattttaaaagaaatatactTAACTTGTGATTTGCCGTGACATATTTGTTGTACTAAAAGCATAAAGTTGTAAAATTGAATTATTTATGCATGTTGGTCACAAATATAAAATAGTACTACATAAAATGGAGCAGAGGGAATAGTAGTTTATAGATAAAATCACATGAGAGAAGGGGGCAATTCTCACGATTGCCCTATCTTCGAGTAGCCTTTAATTTTTGATCCTCAAAtagctggtctttaattttgtccttcggcactttaagtaataaaaaagtggccgaaaatattcctgatattaaaaaaaaataaaacaagaaatttGGATCTATGACCTAATTTTGCAAAGGCTTCATATAAATTATGTCTATTCGGGCAaaattacatagaaactatgccttgtcTGGCATAGTTCTGTTGAAATTTAGTTATCCTACAGAACTATGCCATGTTGAAATTTAGTTATCCTACAGAACTATGCCATACAAAGCATAGTTTATATGTAACTTTACCCGAATAAGAATAGTTTCTATAAACTTATGCTAGATAACTTAATTTTGGTATCATAGAATTATGTTACGTACCATATGAATAGGCCCGAGAAACCCTTGGGATGGATTGGTGTGGTTCCTCTACGCCTAGGACACCAGAATATCGAACCATGAACGAAGAAAGGCATGAGAGAAAAGCATATTGGCTAGTGATTGTGAGGCCCCAATTCTTGACTGGAGGGGACACCAAAGGTCTCTGCCCTTCCATCCCTTAATTTCTCCATAACTATACCAGACAAGGCATAGCTTTTATGTTACTTTGCCCGAATAagcatagtttctatgaaaccttgccttgcaatttttttttttttttactgctaggttcgaacccagaatctctgaTTTTGTAGACCAGCTAAAAAAGGTACTTTggcccacaaattttcattaaatgagaagtagggacaaaaattaaagaccaacgatTTGAGAGGAAAAAATGAAAGACTAGTCCATATAaaggacaatccgtgcaaaaaaattgtttgttctgaatttaaaaaaagtaacttttttcAAGAAACACTTTTGAGAAATTAACCAAACACAAAACACTGCTCAAATATTAGCAAAAGTGCTTCTTAAATTGATTAGCTTGACACAAATTGTtacacccctttttttttacccccacttaaagaatttaaaaaagagtttttccaattgaagtgacgttttgagaaGGGATTATTTATTTGTTACAGAGTCaccacttggaattgagttttggtgttccaaatcaccttattgaatccctaatcaaaagagaagttgactattTAATTATTGATCTGCGAAAACAAAAATTCCGGTAAGAAATTCTGTTGACCGGGGGGGAGGTGTGAGGCACCCCCGAGTCCCGTGGTTCCAGCATAGTTGCTTTATAAACTTATATCCCCCTTGAATTAATTTTTAGGATACATTATGTTCATGAGCTTAAGAGTGCATAAATCCCAGTTCTTTGATTTGTTTCAATCTTATTTAAAACtgtcgtattttttttttaatttgttaatgTGTGATGTCCTGGTAGCAGCGCTTTCCAGCCTTaccataattttttatttttatctcatGGCTTTTGGGGTCTTTATGGATCGGTCCCACTTTCCGTGCCTAGATAAGCATCTAACGTACTTAAAGTTTATCCATCCCAATTAATCCAGCTTTGAATACGGTaggtaaattttatttaaaatgattCATCGGTAGTAGCGCTTTCCGAATTTATCGTTGaaaattactttaattaattcACTTTTATATTCTTTTGATTTGGGTCGTAGCCCAACAAACTCTCTTCCGAGAGTCTTCTTTGACAACAGGTTTTCAAGTCATTCGTAACCCATCTTGCTCACTTATAAAAGTTTTTACCgctcttttctttcaatttcaaaatGGGGTTTCAAATAAATCGGAACTCAATCTCACTCAAATTCACAATTGAACTTATTAATTTGGCCTTAAAAATAATCTAGGCCAGagaaattactattttaaattttgaacccCAAAAACCGGTAACTCATTTTTAAGCTCAAATTCCCCTGATTCAAATTAAAACCTCTACGACCATTTATTATCACTGTTTCAACCAACTTAAGGATATTTACGTGCCTTATTTTAAGCTTTCTGGAACATGCTTAAtgagtagtaataataataaccaaAGTCTATACATATTTAAGGGAACAACACATTCAAGTAATAAAACGTCAATAACATGCAATTACTAAAAATATGCTTGATCCAAAACTTTTAAGCAAAAATggagacaaaaaaaattaattcttctcGTTTCTTTCGTCGATCATGCATAAAGAAAATATACTGTAATGACCCGCTTAGTTGTTGTAATCTTTTCGGCACTTTTTGACCTTTCCTCGAgcttgttagctcacttttgacctaATGGGACCAATGGCACGCTTCCCAAGGTtttggatttgatttgggtgactttttgggaaaattgggcTTTAAGCAAAAAGGAGTTCATTCAAAGTTGACTTTGGGTAAATGAACCTTTTCCGGAAacccgtcgattccgagaggtccggatgggcttttagaacttgtgcgtATATTCAGTTCGGCTCCCAATGCattcgggtgcattttgggacttggattGGGAAATTAATGTAGAGctattgggggttgactcggtcaacacgacctccgttgggaattctgaggccacgagtgtgttcgtagcttgtttttatgtgtgtgtgtgtatgtgtatgtggtatgtgagcagatgggcTCGAGagatagtcgggatttcgggttgagattgTGATTATTTTAGGGAAATCTGGTTTTGGTACCCGCTATAGCGGTCGCGTAGATCGGCGCCCAAGTGCATTTGTGAGTTGGATCGTCATGGAGGTCGAGTGGCCGCCGAGAGGGACATTTGCGGTAGTCCCGGCTGTCCGTTGCTTGAGATATCGGGCTGATTAATTCATTAACTGAgcattaaaagccctaagtccctctGTCCTTATTATTTTGACTTTAGAGTTCTTGAGAGcttttcaaggtgattcttggggAAACTCTAggtggtaagttcttctaatTCCTTTAATTTTCCATTGTCCTTAATCACCTTAGAATTCCTTTATCATGATAGTTCATTAAGTATTTGATGATTTAAAAAAAGGTTTCTTGGGTTGTTCCTtataggcttctaaatcatgat contains:
- the LOC132061218 gene encoding uncharacterized protein LOC132061218; this encodes MVIFALLALVDDGGLGSCSRTGVRIGGGRWVREGSSLRVGSWTIGTLTGKSIELVRILKKRRINIACVQETKWVGSRAKDVDEYKLWFSGRSRDRNGVGILVDNDLRDQVVGVKRVNDRLITIKLVIEGFILHISSAYASQADLGEKRRFWEDLDEMMRGIPPTEMLFIGGDFNGHIGSISGGYDDVHGGCSFGDRNRGGVPDVGFRKSLWAGGSQFEFPKKEHW